A genomic region of Herbaspirillum sp. DW155 contains the following coding sequences:
- a CDS encoding gallate dioxygenase, whose product MANIVGAIATSHTPTIGFALDANKQHDAVWAPIFKAYEPVQQWLQQKQPDVLLVVYNDHVTSFFFDHYSAFALGVGSEYQVADEGGGARKLPAVGGHAALARHIGSSLMADEFDMAFFQNKPLDHGCFSPLSMLWEHQHGWPGQIIPLQVGVLQFPIPTARRCYKLGQGLRRAIESYPEDLDVVIVATGGLSHQVHGERAGFNNTPWDHQFLNLLQDDPEALTRLTHAELATLGGLESAEVVMWLIMRGAMPAGVNCLHREYYLPSMTGIAVALYEPAVAADATLQAAEAARHREHVAQQLKGIEQLEGTYPFTLETANTRYRINRYLYQLIQPAFRERFLADPQATYEEAGLSAEEREMISRRDWQGMIRYGVIFFLLEKLGAVVGVSNLHIYAAMRGQSLEEFQKTRNAPGALYSVAGAAADKAAEWGKTRAN is encoded by the coding sequence ATGGCCAACATCGTCGGCGCCATCGCCACTTCGCATACACCCACCATCGGCTTCGCGCTGGATGCCAACAAGCAGCACGATGCCGTCTGGGCACCCATCTTCAAGGCTTACGAACCGGTGCAGCAATGGCTGCAACAGAAGCAGCCGGACGTGCTGCTGGTGGTCTACAACGACCACGTGACCTCCTTCTTCTTCGACCATTACTCCGCCTTTGCGCTGGGCGTGGGCAGCGAGTACCAGGTTGCCGACGAGGGCGGCGGCGCCCGCAAGCTGCCCGCCGTGGGCGGACATGCGGCGCTGGCGCGCCATATCGGCAGCTCGCTCATGGCTGACGAATTCGACATGGCCTTCTTCCAGAACAAGCCGCTGGACCACGGCTGCTTCTCGCCCTTGTCGATGCTGTGGGAACACCAGCATGGCTGGCCCGGCCAGATCATCCCGCTGCAGGTGGGCGTGCTGCAGTTCCCGATCCCCACGGCGCGGCGCTGCTACAAGCTGGGCCAGGGCCTGCGCCGCGCCATCGAAAGCTATCCCGAAGACCTCGATGTGGTCATCGTCGCCACCGGTGGCCTGTCGCATCAGGTGCATGGCGAACGCGCCGGCTTCAACAATACGCCGTGGGACCACCAGTTCCTGAACCTGCTGCAGGATGATCCGGAAGCCCTGACCCGCCTGACCCATGCCGAACTGGCGACGCTGGGCGGGCTGGAAAGCGCCGAGGTCGTCATGTGGCTCATCATGCGCGGCGCCATGCCGGCCGGCGTGAACTGCCTGCACCGCGAGTATTACCTGCCTTCCATGACCGGCATCGCGGTGGCGCTCTATGAACCGGCCGTGGCGGCCGATGCGACCTTGCAGGCGGCCGAGGCGGCGCGTCATCGCGAGCACGTGGCGCAGCAGCTCAAGGGCATCGAGCAGCTGGAAGGCACATATCCTTTCACGCTGGAAACCGCCAATACGCGCTACCGCATCAACCGCTACCTGTACCAGCTGATCCAGCCGGCGTTCCGCGAGCGCTTCCTGGCCGATCCGCAGGCGACCTATGAAGAAGCCGGCCTCTCCGCGGAGGAACGCGAGATGATCAGCCGGCGCGACTGGCAGGGCATGATCCGTTATGGCGTGATCTTCTTCCTGCTGGAAAAACTGGGAGCGGTGGTGGGCGTATCGAACCTGCACATCTACGCGGCCATGCGCGGCCAGTCACTGGAAGAATTCCAGAAGACGCGCAATGCGCCGGGCGCGCTGTATTCGGTGGCCGGCGCGGCGGCGGACAAGGCAGCGGAGTGGGGCAAGACGAGGGCAAACTGA
- a CDS encoding aromatic acid/H+ symport family MFS transporter, with protein MNTAQSLDVRSYINGRKMSGYQWLLLILCFLIVATDGMDVAIMGFLAPAITREWGISRAAFGVVMSAAPIGLAIGALLVGPLSDRYGRKKLLMTAVAWFGLCSLACAAAQDVVMLSGLRFLTGLGLGAAMPNATTLLSEYVPERSRSTLLAIMFTGFNLGSALVGFLAAALLPDYGWRTVLMVGGAIPLVCLPFYLWLVPESARFMVVRNYPVQRIARTLARVCGGSFAEGQRFGVSEPPVKGSQPARVLLSDSYRKTTLSLWGTYFMGLLVIYLLSGWLPTLIKDAGLPIEKAASITALFQLGGTVGALVVGFLMDRWSPSRAIAAAYVAGAVFILLLASGSVQSGMFAAYVLLAGFCMSGAQTGLNAFAPSCYPTVVRATGVSWMLGVGRFGSILGSFAGGLLLSMGWGFGAVIAILAVPATLAALIIVFIQMGQRPAAAV; from the coding sequence ATGAATACAGCACAATCGCTGGACGTGCGTTCGTACATCAACGGGCGCAAGATGTCCGGCTATCAATGGTTACTGCTGATCCTGTGCTTCCTCATCGTGGCCACCGACGGCATGGACGTGGCCATCATGGGCTTCCTCGCCCCCGCCATCACCAGGGAATGGGGCATTTCGCGCGCCGCCTTCGGCGTGGTCATGAGCGCCGCGCCCATCGGCCTGGCCATCGGCGCGCTGCTGGTCGGTCCGCTGTCGGACCGCTACGGCCGCAAGAAACTGCTGATGACGGCAGTGGCCTGGTTCGGCCTGTGCAGCCTGGCCTGTGCCGCCGCGCAGGACGTGGTGATGCTCTCGGGCCTGCGCTTCCTGACCGGTCTGGGGCTGGGTGCGGCCATGCCCAATGCCACCACGCTGCTCTCGGAGTATGTACCCGAGCGTTCGCGCAGCACCTTGCTGGCCATCATGTTCACCGGCTTCAACCTGGGTTCGGCGCTGGTGGGCTTTCTCGCAGCGGCCCTGCTGCCGGATTACGGCTGGCGTACGGTCCTGATGGTGGGCGGCGCCATTCCGCTGGTCTGCCTGCCCTTCTACCTGTGGCTGGTGCCGGAGTCGGCGCGCTTCATGGTGGTGCGCAACTATCCCGTGCAACGCATTGCCCGCACCCTGGCGCGCGTGTGTGGCGGCAGCTTCGCCGAGGGCCAGCGCTTTGGCGTCAGCGAACCGCCGGTCAAGGGCAGCCAGCCGGCCAGGGTGCTGCTCTCGGACAGCTATCGCAAGACCACGCTGTCGCTGTGGGGCACTTACTTCATGGGCCTGCTGGTGATCTACCTGCTCTCGGGCTGGCTGCCCACGCTCATCAAGGATGCCGGCCTGCCCATCGAGAAGGCGGCCAGCATCACTGCCCTGTTCCAGCTCGGCGGCACGGTCGGCGCGCTGGTGGTGGGCTTCCTGATGGACCGCTGGTCGCCCAGCCGCGCCATCGCCGCCGCCTACGTCGCGGGGGCCGTCTTCATCCTGCTGCTGGCCTCCGGCAGCGTGCAGTCGGGCATGTTCGCGGCCTACGTGCTGCTGGCGGGTTTCTGCATGAGCGGTGCGCAGACCGGGCTGAACGCCTTTGCCCCCTCCTGCTACCCGACCGTGGTGCGCGCCACAGGCGTATCGTGGATGCTGGGCGTGGGCCGCTTCGGCAGCATCCTCGGCTCCTTCGCTGGCGGCCTGCTGCTGTCGATGGGCTGGGGCTTTGGTGCTGTCATCGCCATTCTCGCGGTCCCGGCTACGCTGGCGGCGCTGATCATCGTCTTCATCCAGATGGGGCAGCGTCCGGCCGCTGCGGTCTGA
- a CDS encoding LysR family transcriptional regulator → MSLLNLRHLHVFNVVATTGGVRRSSDTLLRASSAVARSVAALEQSLQTQLFERKGRGMLLTTAGEAVRLRVERIEAELREVRDDALRLRERSGKPVASLDALFNERRLQAAALLAETHHMPSVARLMEVSPSAVSQALSLLEGILGQALFFRTAHGMLPTDAGRRWTERFGRALAELRHIPEDLAALDGVVQGTVTVGALPLARSQLLPTAMTRVLARHPRLQIRSLESPYEELAAGLMSGRIDFIVGALRAFSGDTFDMRALVEDGAALIARAGHPLAGRRRLALRDLDGYPWVLSRAGTPLRDSIDQFFRESGWPAPRPAVETGDLALLRGLLVGSDMLTVISAHQLQHEIATGQLTTLPFVLRGTERRIGLMQRKGAHLSPGARALQEEIEAAAAHWH, encoded by the coding sequence ATGTCTCTGCTCAACCTGCGCCATCTCCACGTCTTCAACGTCGTCGCCACCACCGGCGGGGTGCGCCGCTCTTCCGACACGCTGCTGCGCGCCTCCTCGGCCGTGGCCCGCTCGGTGGCCGCGTTGGAGCAGAGCCTGCAGACGCAGCTGTTCGAGCGCAAGGGTCGCGGCATGCTGCTCACCACGGCCGGGGAAGCGGTCAGGCTGCGGGTCGAGCGCATCGAGGCGGAACTGCGCGAAGTGCGCGACGACGCGCTGCGCCTGCGCGAGCGCAGCGGCAAGCCGGTCGCCAGTCTGGATGCGCTGTTCAACGAACGCCGCCTGCAGGCCGCTGCACTGCTGGCCGAAACGCATCACATGCCCAGCGTGGCGCGGCTGATGGAGGTCTCGCCCTCGGCAGTGAGCCAGGCACTGTCGCTGCTGGAGGGCATCCTCGGCCAGGCGCTGTTCTTCCGCACCGCGCACGGCATGCTGCCCACCGATGCCGGACGGCGCTGGACCGAACGCTTCGGCCGCGCCCTCGCCGAACTGCGCCATATTCCTGAAGACCTTGCCGCGCTCGATGGCGTGGTGCAAGGGACGGTGACGGTCGGCGCGCTGCCGCTGGCGCGCTCGCAGCTGCTGCCCACGGCCATGACGCGGGTGCTGGCGCGCCATCCGCGTCTGCAGATCCGCTCGCTGGAAAGCCCCTATGAAGAGCTGGCGGCGGGCCTCATGAGCGGGCGCATCGACTTCATCGTCGGCGCCCTGCGCGCCTTTTCCGGCGACACCTTCGACATGCGCGCGCTGGTGGAGGACGGTGCCGCCCTGATCGCGCGCGCCGGCCATCCGCTGGCAGGCCGCCGGAGGCTGGCCCTGCGCGACCTCGACGGCTACCCCTGGGTACTCTCGCGGGCGGGCACGCCGCTGCGCGATTCCATCGATCAGTTCTTCCGCGAGAGCGGCTGGCCGGCGCCGCGTCCGGCCGTGGAAACGGGCGACCTGGCGCTGCTGCGCGGCCTGCTGGTGGGCAGCGACATGCTCACCGTGATCTCGGCCCATCAGTTGCAGCATGAGATTGCCACCGGCCAGCTCACCACCCTGCCGTTCGTCCTGCGCGGCACGGAGCGCCGCATCGGCCTCATGCAGCGCAAGGGCGCCCACCTCTCGCCGGGCGCGCGCGCCCTGCAGGAAGAGATCGAGGCGGCTGCGGCGCACTGGCACTGA
- a CDS encoding 4-oxalomesaconate tautomerase encodes MSDLDLHSPADPDGADLLAIPCTLMRGGTSRGPFFLADDLPQETAARDRVLLAALGSPDRRQIDGLGGAHPLTSKAGIVRRSQVAGVDLEFLFAQLQPESDRVDTTPNCGNMLAAVLPFAIERGLIATGPETTTARILTLNTGMQCEVTVETPGGRLRYRGDTRIDGVPGTAAPVRINFLDTAGSVCPAMLPTGRVLDRVRHATADGGQREIAATLIDNGMPMVLVRAADFGLAGDESVADLNADTVLKERLEALRLACGPLMGLGDVAGKNYPKMCLLSAPTAGGTVSTRCFIPHVCHEAIGVLAAVTVATACVLEGSVAQGLAVAGSGLLRTVSVEHPTGEFSVALELDPRDAQQIRRAALLRTARPILRGEVLIPAELLNPHP; translated from the coding sequence GTGTCCGACCTCGACCTCCATTCTCCTGCCGATCCTGATGGTGCCGACCTGCTGGCCATCCCCTGCACTCTGATGCGCGGCGGTACCTCGCGCGGCCCGTTCTTCCTGGCCGATGACCTGCCGCAGGAGACGGCCGCGCGCGACCGCGTGCTGCTGGCCGCGCTCGGCTCGCCCGACCGGCGCCAGATCGATGGCCTGGGCGGCGCCCATCCGCTGACCAGCAAGGCCGGCATCGTCCGCCGCAGCCAGGTGGCCGGGGTGGACCTGGAGTTCCTGTTCGCGCAGTTGCAGCCCGAATCGGATCGCGTCGATACCACGCCCAATTGCGGCAACATGCTGGCCGCCGTGCTGCCCTTTGCCATTGAACGCGGTCTCATCGCAACCGGCCCTGAGACCACCACGGCGCGCATTCTCACGCTCAACACCGGCATGCAATGCGAGGTAACGGTAGAGACCCCGGGCGGCCGCCTGCGCTACCGGGGCGATACCCGCATTGATGGCGTGCCGGGCACGGCCGCACCGGTGCGCATCAACTTCCTCGATACAGCCGGTTCAGTGTGCCCGGCGATGTTGCCCACGGGCCGCGTGCTGGACCGGGTGCGCCATGCCACGGCCGATGGCGGGCAGCGCGAGATCGCCGCCACCCTCATCGACAATGGCATGCCCATGGTGCTGGTGCGGGCGGCAGACTTTGGCTTGGCCGGTGATGAAAGTGTGGCCGACCTCAATGCCGATACCGTCTTGAAGGAAAGGCTGGAAGCCCTGCGCCTGGCCTGCGGACCGTTGATGGGCCTGGGCGACGTGGCCGGCAAGAACTATCCCAAGATGTGCCTGCTGTCGGCCCCCACGGCAGGCGGCACGGTCTCGACCCGCTGCTTCATCCCGCACGTCTGCCACGAAGCCATCGGTGTGCTGGCCGCCGTCACGGTGGCTACCGCCTGCGTGCTGGAAGGCTCGGTGGCGCAAGGGCTGGCGGTGGCTGGCAGCGGCTTGCTGCGCACCGTCTCGGTGGAGCATCCCACCGGGGAATTCAGCGTCGCGCTGGAGCTGGACCCGCGCGATGCGCAACAGATCCGGCGCGCGGCGCTGCTGCGCACGGCGCGTCCCATCCTGCGCGGGGAAGTCCTGATCCCTGCCGAACTCTTGAACCCTCATCCGTAA